A stretch of DNA from Papio anubis isolate 15944 chromosome 4, Panubis1.0, whole genome shotgun sequence:
aggcACAGAAACTTGCAAACACAAATAGCTGagattttttgagaaacttccattgttcagtaaatataataataatttatgaatcattaaaataaaattggattttgTAGTTTTATAGTTGTTTAGTCATGAATTTTACCAGCTCTTGGCCTTACTAtgtaatcatttttcattttcattgtcctTATATCCTTCTTACAAAAATACATCACTTCGAATCAGAGTCACATAAATTCCTTCATTTAGCATTCATAAAAGTTATCTAAGGCACCTAGTTGAAACCTTGTTAGCCACATCTGACCTAAAATAAAACTCAGGATTGAGGAGGCTATATTATTCCTAGAAGCAGACCTCTTTAGCAGGTTGTAGCACAATGGAGATGTGAATCTAACACAGCAAGCGTCTCAGCTTGCAACTGTGCTGGGTTCCCCCTTTCTCAGTCCTAGCAGCCTAGAGCACTGGCAAGGTAGGTCCATCACGCATCTGTACACAGGAGAGATGGGGACACTTCCTGGAAAAGCATTCATCACATCATAAAGGGAAAGAACACAGGTGGGTACACTTGATGATAGAACGAAGACCAGAATCATAGGTAACACGAGACACTGAGAACAGCAGGGTGTCTCTCATTCGGATTGTCCCTTTGGGGCAATGCCTTATGAAGCCATGTGATTTTGCGGACAGGCATTAGGAGGGAGTTACTATTGGAAAATGATGATGCCACTAATGTGAGAGTTTCTACTCTTCCCAAAGGTGATCATGAATCCTCCAGAGATGGGTTGGCTACAGGATGTATTCTTTCTGGTGTTAATACTGAAAACTCTGTTTTGTTCCAGATCCTGCCCCATCATGTGGATGTTGAGTCTAACCCCTGTTGAGCTAACATTTGTAATGTTTTGGGCAGAAAGCTGATAAGAAGCAGTTTGGGTTTGCAATCAGTGCAATCCATAACACTCAGTTCTATTACTGGCTGTGTAGTATAGGTTAAGTTATTAAATCATTCTGAACTTTGTTTGCTTATCTATTAGATGGGGAAAATGATAGTGACTCCATTGTGATGTTTGTGCAAGATAAATGGGGTAACATTTGTGATGCAGTCAGTAGAACTTGCAGCCTAAAGCAATGCCTGTTTCTTTTGGTTCCCCCCAGCCCTTTAAAAACTGATTCatgttgaaaatatatatatataaagcggTCATAACACCAACATATAATTAGTTTGTTAAAATCCTAGAACTCAAATATGGAAACAATTAATAGAAATTTTTCATATACTCtataatgtattaaatatatatagtatgtatatattattagaGCCACTATTTGGACCTGCTAGAGAACATCTCTTTATAATTTATCTACATTTGTCACTTTCTGTAGAAATGTGGTCTTTTTGGTCTATTCTTTCCCAATCATTTAGAACTGACATAGGATGAATTCTATCCCGATTTTTCTGCTGTACCCTAGGTAAAAAATTCTGAATCCAAATCTATTGCTTATGTTTTATATGAGATGAACTATAtgtttcctctttcccttttcttttcaaagttttaagCAGAATatgaagtatatatattttagggaatGTAATAATTTTTTCAGATATAGTGAGAAAGtcctttttatatgaaaatattgcctgttttctctttctagcTTTAGAATAGTGCACACAATAATGCCATAGTGGTTGACAGTTAAATTTAGatccagtatttatttttttaattcaaattgcTCTCTTTGGGAGGGGCAGAGCAAGGTTTGTGAATTTCTGCAGGCCAAAACATGTCCTCACAGTATGGAGATGTGAAAACAAAGACCATCACCAGAGGCAGAATGTTTAACTGAGATGAATGGATGAGCAGAATAATAAGCAACTAGGCTTTTTGAGAACTGAAAAGAACACAGTGCATTtggagagagggtgggaggaaagagttctccctttgcttctttctttcatggaagaagaaatatttgaagtgataagaatacatttttaaaattgtaaaaatacaaaatctacaGGCAGCAGATAATGTAATAACATCATGGATCATACAGTTGAATGCACACAATACTACAAgggttgaaggaaaaaaagagagaattcccAAAGGTACCATACTCAATGTATTAAAGAAATCATATTATCATATTATGCTGATCATTTAGGACTCAGATTtgtgttaaaataaaacaaattacttGTCCACGTCATTCTGACCACTTGGGTCCAGGAATAGTGATTTATATCACGTGGAGTAGCTTCTCTTTGGAATTTTGTTGAGGTTCCTAAAAGTCCCTATCAAGACTTGTCATGTTCTTGGTTCTAAGCGGTGGTCTGTGATGTTACATCAAGCTGTCAGTTTCTCTTGATGCTTTCTTCCTTTGCAGTATTTTCTTACTCCtacaatattttatgtaatcaCCGTAATGATACAAGTGTCACCTACAACCAGCTTTGCGATCTCAATTCTGAAAAAGGTTAACTATCCCTAATAactttgtctcatttattttaaatgcaaaatcttTCCAAACGCTTTCTAATTAGATGGTGCAGAATTAACTGAAATGAAACAAAGATCCTGCTATTTCTCTGCCTTTTATATAAAAAATCTATATAATGAAACTTTGCTTTTTACAGAATTAGATTTGTGAGGGTGATTTAGATGAACTTCCAGTAATAATGTCATCATCCTTAGGCTTTAGGTTCCAGACCAGGCACTGGCTCTACTCTTAGTTGCTGTTACATTCCCAGTAGAGGGCTGCTTAACCAAGGTCAGTATTTATTCTGTGTGGTTACAAGTACACTCTTATAGCAGCATATGGTATGGGATTATCAGCATATACTTATGGcaaaaagagatggaaataatagagGAATTTAAGAGGAAATTTGAGAGAACTAATCctcaaaagaacagaaagcagATCCTGTAGGGTTGGGAGCTGGCAGTAGGAGTTCATGGCACTTTGCTCCTCTGCCGCACCACACAGCTCAGCGCCTTTCTGGGTGTGCTTTGTGATCTGCACGGTACACCACGTTTAGGGATAGAATCCAATCAATACACATTCTTGATATCAGAAACCTAAGAGATGAAACTGTAAGGCATTTATATCACCTGTTCCTACAAATTTCACTGGGAGCAAATCTTCAACCCTCTAGACTTTCCCTGGCATCCCTCACCTTGATCTCTGTTTCCACAACACTCTTTTCAGGGCACCCTTGACCTCTGCGTTCCTCAGGCTGTAGATCAGAGGGTTCAGTATCGGGTTGAAAAGGCTGTAAAACAGGGAAAGGACCTTCTGCTGCTCCTCAGGATGGCGGGACTTGGGGGCCATGTACATGACAATGGCGCTGCCAAAGAAGAGCCTCACAtgcagaggtgggaggagcaggtgAGGAAGGCCTTTCTGCGGCCCTCCCCAGACTGGATCCTCAGCATGGCTGCCAGGATGCGGCAGCAGGAGACCAGCACCAGGTAGAGCGGCCCCACCAGGATGAACATGGAAGCAGAAAAGATGACCACTTGGTTGAGCCAGGTAACAGCACAGGCCGGCCTGAggacagacaggatttcacagaAGAAGTGGTTGATTTCATGAGGCCCGCAGAAGGGCAGCCTCAGGATGAGAACCACATGGACCAGAGCCAGGAGGGAGCCACATGCCCAGGAAGTGACAACCAGGACTGTGCACACTCTCCATTTCATGACAGAATATTTCAGAGGGTGGCAGATAGCCACATACCAATCACAGGACATCATTACTAAGATGAGACACTCGGTGTGAGCAAAAGCCATGTATAAAAATGTCTGCGTTATGCATGGGACAAAGGagactgtttttctcttgttcagAAGATTTGTCATCATCTTGGGGACATTGTTGGAAGCATACGAAATATCAACGATGGCCAGGTGTGAGAGGAAGAAGTGCATAGGGGTGTGCTGTCTGGAGTCCAGCCAGATGAGCCCCAGGACGGCCCCGTTTCCCAACAGGGTGAAGATGTAGAACAGGGAGAAGAGCCCAGAGAGAAGCATCTGAATGCTTAGGCTGAGCGGAAATCCCAGGAGAATGAATTCTGTGACCCATGTCTGATTTTCTGTCATGCCCTTGTGACAGTACCTGCGTTGGACTCTGCTGTGGCAATGAGCTGTGTGCTGAGGAGCAAATGCAGATCCGGATTAGTCACTTAACGGAAGGACAGGGTTTATGGTGCACACAGGGTGCTGACTCAGTCAGCAAGCTTTTTCAGAGCCATTATGTCCAATCCTTTAATCCAGAGTAAAGCAGAAAAAACATTCAGTTCAGGGAACTAGTGTAAATGCAGACAGGGTGACGTATACTATGTCACTCCCACAGAATTTTACTTAACGTGGATTGCAAGACCCACATTTTTCCTGTTAGAGGGGCAGCCACACAGTAAgttgttttccagaatggctaGCCGTTTTATTTTAGAGTAAGGATCATAGCCATGTTCTTATGTGTTTCACTTTCTAATGTATTTAGTTTGCATATTTTCCCCCACTTTCTCTTCCATATTtggttttctcctattttgtaaCTTGTGCAGAGTGCATTGCACgtgcaggtgctcagtaaatgattagagaaaatacataaaagcatGAATTAGGAAATGAGGCTTACAAATGCAATTTCAAAGAGGTTTGCTTCCCTGTGTTTACTAGTTTTAGGGAAAATAAAGCTTGCATTATGTGTTTTACTTCCTGAAGCTACTCAGGAAAATCTGGCTGTTTCCCTTTGCATGCAAGCCAAGAAAGAGTGTGCCATCACTAATCCGGCAAGCATTCATTGAA
This window harbors:
- the LOC103883316 gene encoding LOW QUALITY PROTEIN: olfactory receptor 2A5 (The sequence of the model RefSeq protein was modified relative to this genomic sequence to represent the inferred CDS: inserted 1 base in 1 codon), which produces MTENQTWVTEFILLGFPLSLSIQMLLSGLFSLFYIFTLLGNGAVLGLIWLDSRQHTPMHFFLSHLAIVDISYASNNVPKMMTNLLNKRKTVSFVPCITQTFLYMAFAHTECLILVMMSCDWYVAICHPLKYSVMKWRVCTVLVVTSWACGSLLALVHVVLILRLPFCGPHEINHFFCEILSVLRPACAVTWLNQVVIFSASMFILVGPLYLVLVSCCRILAAMLRIQSGEGRRKAFLTCSSHLCXVRLFFGSAIVMYMAPKSRHPEEQQKVLSLFYSLFNPILNPLIYSLRNAEVKGALKRVLWKQRSR